The region TGTTTTAAAGTTTCATTGTTTAAAGAATGCTATTTTGCAATATCTTTTCTTGGgatgttctttaatttttaagagCATAACTTGTCTGAATCAAGGATACTGATTTATCCATTTCATTTCTAATTGTTGCTGCTTGTTTTAAAGTTTCATTGTTTAGAGAATGCTATTTTGCAATATCTTTTTCTTGGgatgttctttaatttttaagagCATAACTTGTGTGAATCAAGTATATTGATTTATCCATTTCATTTCTAATTGTTGCTGCTTACTTTGAGGTTTTATTGTTTAAAGAATGCTATTTTGTgctcttttgttcttttgtgtgAGGggttggggggttgggggggggggtatttctttaatttttataagcATAACTTGTGTATACTGAATTCTCCATTTAATTTCTAAGTGTTGCTGCTTACTTTGAAGTTCCATTGTTTAAATTAGGCTATTTTGTTCTTGGGGTTTTCTCTAATTTTTAAAACCATAACACTTGTGTGAATCAAGTATACTGAtttgttcatttcatttctGATTGTTGCTGCTTACTTTTAAGTTTCATTGTTTAAATTAGGGTATTTTACCCGCaaggtggctcagttggttgagcatggggctttcataatggaggtctcaggttcgaaaccccctgcctgCGAAAGTAGGgaatttgccttctgggtcgagctcgttgcacatggcttgcctagtgcgggttatctctcctgtgtggttgggggctattgcacaggagcggggtttaccctgtacgcacccaaagggtagcggctgggggttcccttgtcataaaaaaaattaggctGTTTTGTTCTTGGGGTTTTCTCTAATTTTTATAAGCATAACACTTGTGTGAATCAAGTATACTGATTTGTCCATTTCATGTCTGATTGTTGCTGCTTACTTTGAAGTTTCATTGTTTATATTAGGCTATTTTGTTCTTGGGGTTTTCTCTAATTTTTATAAGCATAACTTGTGTGAATCAAGTATACTGATTTGTCCATTTCATGTCTGATTGTTGCTGCTTATTTTAAAGTTTCATTGTTTAAAGAATGCTAATTTGCACTATCTTTttcttggaatgttcttaaagttATTTTGAAGAGCATAACTTGTGTGAATCAAGGATACTGATTTGTCCATTTAATTTCTAGTTGTTGCTACTTACTTTGAGattttattgttttaagaatGCTATTTTGCTCTCTTTTACTCTTGGAGTTTTCTCTAATTTTTAGAGCTTAACTTGTATGAATCAAGTATATTGATTTGTCCATTTCATTTCTAAGTGTTGCTGCTTACTTTGATGAGGTATCGTTGTGTATTTAAGGTTATTTTGACCTCTTTTGTTCTTGGGGtttttttctcatatttttaaGAGCATAACTTGTGTGAATCAAGTATACTGAATTGTCCATTTCATTTCTAACTGCGGCTGGTTACTTTCAGGTTTCGTTGTGTAAAGAAGGCTATTTTCCGCTCTTTTGTTCGTGagattttctataatttttaaGAGCATAACTTGTGTGAATCAAGCATGCTTAATTGCCCATTTCGTTTCTAATTGTTGCCACTTACTTTGAGTTTTCATTGTTTAAAACATGCTCTTTGCGCTCTTTTGTTCTTGTgcttttctctaattttttaaCAGCATAACTTGTATACTGAATAGTCCATCTCATTTCTAATTGTTGCTGGATTTTTTTTGCTTCGTCAATTGTTGCTAGTTACTTTGAGGTTTCATTGTTTAAAGAAGGCTATTTTGCACTCTTTTTCGTTCTTGGAGTTTTCTCTAATTTTTAAGTGCGTAACTTGTGTTTTTCTACTTAGTTCGTTTAATTTTTAGCGTTTCATTTGCCAAGAGAGTAGCTAGCAAAATCTTCTGGTTTGTGAATAAAGGGCCACGGAGAGGACTGGGAATATAGGGGTTTATTTCTGGTTTAACTTTCAAATTATTGAAATAGCTCCTTTTTTTCTCACCACCAACTTGATGGTTAACTGGGATTAGTGGGGAGAATTAGTACAAAGATGATAGAGACAATACTCCTTCTGTCCCAATTGTTtaatactttcctttttggtatgtcccaaaaagaaagtcatatttagcaaaaaaataactttaaacttctcattttacccttaatgtgATGGTTTTTAGACACGTCTATGATTTGTTTTATACCACatgtttcaaaagtctttctttttccttgaactttgtgcccagtcaaacatcgcaacataaattgggacggagggaatagGATATAGACCCCCCAAAGAAGTAAATAGAATTCCATTATATTCTTCCAGTCTGTTAGAGAACTTTGAGAGGATATCTTtcaaaaatgacataaaatttTACCTTATTGCCTAATGAGAAAAGCCTGTCCTGACTTGGGATTTTCCGTTTGGGTAATCATAGTTATCTCTTGCAGAATTTGATAGACTTACGGGGCTTGTGATTAATTGTAGGTAGAAATGATTATAAAGGGCATGCTCAGACGATATGAAAGATGGAATCCAGTGCATCCTACATATGGAGCCTTCTGGGGCATGGGAATAGGTATTGGCTGTGGGGTGGGATGGGGCCCTGGATTTGGTCCTGAGGCTATTGGTTATGTTGGAGCTGGTTGTGGTGTTGGGTTCAGCGTCGGCTTCTCTCTGCTCGGCATTGGCATTGGCCTCCCTGCCAACTACATCTACACAGTTCCTTACAACAGTAAAAATTACCAACTTTTCATGTTCAGCTTCTTAATAATTGCATAccttaggggtcatttggttgctggttagacTTATGCAGGTTTAAGTTATGAgtttaattattcatgtattacttATTTCATCTTTTACCCTGCacaaataatacatagattccccATAACTATACATGTATCAGTTATGCAGAATTGTAAACTGGTAACCAAACCCCATACTTGGTGTGCTGATTTTATACATAACACTTAAAATGCTACCAAACGTGGTACTAGTTATGcttgttttaatacatgaataactcacttcctaaccagcaaccaaatgacccctaagttttctgttcttttttgtttttatttgacCAATATTGCCAACTATAAATGTGAGATTTGAAACTACTGTTGAAGTTGATTTACTAATTTACTTGTATATTCTTTGTAGCCTTCACAGCTACCAGAAATGGTGCTATAGAGATGGCTCGATCCACTGATATACAAAGCATGAGAAACATTGTAGAAGACAATTGGTGTTACCTTGATTCAAGTATTTCTGGGCTGCAAGAAAGGGTGATTCAGACTTTTTCAACCTTAAGGGGCAAAGAATCGTTACGGAAGGCGGTAGATTTGTCCAAAAAGTCGTCCAAAATGTCCTTTCCTGATCAATGCATGCATCGTCTAAAACAAGGCATCAATGGCTTATTTCGTCCTTTAAAAGGTATGCTACATCGTGCTCACAAATGGATGTAGTACCATTTTGCaatttaaccatgattagaCCTTTCACACCACTTTGTTCTAATTCCTAAAAACACAGTTTAATATTGGTCATCAATCTATGTTCTACGTGTTGGTCATTTTGCGGATTTTGCTGCTAGTCCCTGTCATATCTGTTCCTTTAAACTAATGTAGATAAGTTTGCCAATAAAGCATCAATTATTAGGTTCCAATGCTGCTCTTTGGTTCGAAGATGGAATTAAATGTGATTGTTGACGGAAAAGTAACTTGATCTATCCTCAGTTAAAATGGTTATTAGTTCATATTCGTGTGCAATTTGCAACTAAAATCCTATTTTCAATTTGCAATCATTTtaaccgttttttttttcatcgtCGACTCTCTCCGACTGGATCATGTTACTATGATTAAAGAAGTACACACCAATCATATTCATTTGTTTGGAGCACAAAATTACTTATAGATGGCATTTTGGAGATAAAAGTGGGAAGAAACAAAGAGTCAGAAAAAAGAGTGTGTGTGGGGAGGAGTGGGGGATATAAAGGATTAGGTGGGATAAGGAACAAGCCATGACTCCTAAGCAGGTATAAATGTTATAATAGACATACTTGGCAAGATTTTGTATTAGGTCTAGATCTTTACATATTCTGAATACCTGGTGTAATCTGATTATCTGAAGCTAAATAACGATGTTACTGTTTTATCGACTTTTTAGTTTTTAGAATTCCTTCAATCATTGGGGATAAGGAAGTTCTGTTCTGATATACCTAATTTTTGGGACCTTCTCGGTCCATCTTTTACttatcaaaaagaaagaatttaataGCCTATTCATTTCCTAACACTGGAGTTATATTGACTGCAGCAGACCTTTTTTGTCAAGGAAACTCTAGAGCTATTTCCTTGGGATAGAAATAAAGATCTCTAGTGGTCagttcatgaaatttttacaaatGGTTTAAAACGTTTTGTTTAATGGTAAATGATTGTATGACGAAGTTTATAACTGATATTCATTATTATTTGAGTTTCTTTAGTAAGCAATTTAGTAATTTTTCTTGGTGATCTGCAGAGATTAAGAGACTGTTTCTAGGAATAGATTTAGTATCTGTAGATTTAGGAGGAGTTGGCCACAGTAAGGGATGGAAGTACGCTTTCCAATGCCAGCGGGACAACCATAGGCACATAGAAGAGGACCGCACATGAAAGTGCAAGGAGATTGTAAAAAACGAACACGATGTCCGTTTCTTAAGACAAGGCAAAGCCTTGACATCAAACGGGTGGCACAAGGAACCAGGCAAGCTAAGTGATTAGAGAAAGGCTAGTCAGGAATAGTGTTCTAGGAAGTTTGAGTATCCATTCTAAACTTTTAGCACCTAAAATGCTTAGAGTTCTAAGATTTTGACACTTGGTGATAATAGAACTATAGCGAGTGACCTACTATATTTCATCCTTACGTCAATTAGTTCATACAATTGAGCTACTTGTGGCTCAATCAGGATATGACTAGATTTAATATAAGGGCGACACGATTCCTGTAGAGGAAATGTTTGGGAGGTAATCTTGCGTGTAATGGTAATAATGTTACTAAGACGTACCCAATGGTGCGGCCTGGTACCCAATGAAGTGGGTGCAAACCTTAGAGATCATGGTTCAAATTCGAAAAAGACAaaatactaggtgatttctCTTATCTGCCTAAGCCTTGGTGGGCAGAGTTACCCGGTAGGCCGGTACCTAtactggtgggaggtagcaatCACCGGATGGAATA is a window of Lycium ferocissimum isolate CSIRO_LF1 chromosome 12, AGI_CSIRO_Lferr_CH_V1, whole genome shotgun sequence DNA encoding:
- the LOC132040950 gene encoding cadmium-induced protein AS8; amino-acid sequence: MIIKGMLRRYERWNPVHPTYGAFWGMGIGIGCGVGWGPGFGPEAIGYVGAGCGVGFSVGFSLLGIGIGLPANYIYTVPYNTFTATRNGAIEMARSTDIQSMRNIVEDNWCYLDSSISGLQERVIQTFSTLRGKESLRKAVDLSKKSSKMSFPDQCMHRLKQGINGLFRPLKGSKD